A stretch of Campylobacter volucris DNA encodes these proteins:
- a CDS encoding nickel-dependent hydrogenase large subunit, translating into MSKRIIIDPLTRIEGHLRIEVVVDENNVIKEAYSGSTLWRGLETIVKGRDPRDAGFLTQRICGVCTFSHYRAGIIAVENALGITPPLNAVLTRTLMNAALYMHDHVVHFYQLHGLDFVDVVSALSADVKKASDEAFKYTDMPYATGADKLLEVQQRIKTFVDKGNLGPFANAYYGHPTYRFTPEQNLIALSHYLECLRIQRTIAQAMAIFGAKNPHPQSLTVGGVTCVMDLLNPSRMAEYMTKFQEVADFINRAYYPDLIMAAKAYSKEASVLNDVGVNNFYTEKEFQVSKDEWLFEGGIIRNGDLSKVEEVDEAKITEEATRSWYADNEALHPYDGKTNPNYTGLVDGESIDDKGNMVHSKVFDIKGKYSWIKAPRYENLPMQVGPLANIVVNYAKGNQIVVKETDAFLKATGLPLEALMSTLGRTGARAIEAKIIADHGLKAFNSLVENLKSDESTCATYVIDKNKEYKGRFIGSAPRGALSHWCRIKNGVIENWQAVVPSTWNASPKDANGVGGSYEQCLIGTKLADVKQPLEIIRAIHSYDPCIACAVHVMDTKGNNLSEYKVNVNL; encoded by the coding sequence ATGTCAAAAAGAATTATTATAGATCCACTCACTAGAATAGAAGGACATTTAAGAATTGAAGTAGTGGTTGATGAAAATAATGTCATTAAAGAAGCTTACTCAGGATCAACATTATGGAGAGGCTTAGAAACTATTGTAAAAGGGCGTGATCCTAGAGATGCTGGTTTTTTAACTCAAAGAATTTGTGGTGTTTGTACTTTTTCTCATTATAGAGCTGGTATTATAGCTGTAGAAAATGCTTTAGGTATTACTCCGCCTTTAAATGCGGTATTGACTAGAACTTTAATGAACGCAGCTTTATATATGCATGATCATGTGGTACATTTTTATCAACTTCATGGTCTTGATTTTGTTGATGTTGTAAGTGCTTTAAGTGCTGATGTTAAAAAAGCAAGTGATGAAGCATTTAAATATACAGATATGCCTTATGCAACAGGTGCAGATAAACTTTTAGAAGTACAACAAAGAATAAAAACTTTTGTTGATAAAGGAAATCTTGGGCCATTTGCTAATGCATATTATGGGCATCCAACTTATCGTTTTACTCCAGAGCAAAATCTAATAGCACTTTCGCATTACTTAGAGTGTTTAAGAATTCAAAGAACAATAGCTCAAGCTATGGCTATTTTTGGAGCTAAAAATCCACATCCACAAAGCTTAACAGTTGGTGGTGTAACTTGTGTTATGGATCTTTTAAATCCTTCTAGAATGGCTGAATATATGACTAAATTCCAAGAAGTAGCTGATTTTATTAATCGTGCTTATTACCCTGATTTAATTATGGCAGCTAAAGCTTATTCTAAAGAAGCAAGTGTATTAAATGATGTTGGGGTTAATAACTTCTATACTGAAAAAGAATTCCAAGTTTCTAAAGATGAGTGGTTGTTTGAAGGTGGCATTATTAGAAATGGTGATTTAAGTAAAGTTGAAGAAGTAGATGAAGCAAAAATCACTGAAGAAGCTACAAGATCTTGGTATGCAGACAATGAAGCTTTACACCCATATGATGGTAAAACAAATCCAAATTACACAGGCTTAGTTGATGGTGAAAGCATTGATGATAAAGGAAATATGGTTCATAGTAAAGTTTTTGATATTAAGGGTAAATATAGCTGGATTAAGGCGCCAAGATATGAAAATTTACCAATGCAAGTTGGACCATTAGCAAATATTGTAGTGAATTATGCTAAAGGAAATCAAATTGTTGTTAAAGAAACTGATGCTTTCTTAAAAGCTACTGGTTTACCTTTAGAAGCTCTAATGAGTACTTTAGGAAGAACAGGTGCTAGAGCAATTGAGGCTAAGATTATTGCTGATCATGGTTTAAAAGCTTTTAATTCTTTAGTAGAAAATTTAAAATCTGATGAAAGCACTTGTGCTACTTATGTAATCGATAAAAATAAAGAATATAAAGGTAGATTTATAGGTAGTGCACCTCGTGGAGCATTAAGCCATTGGTGTAGAATTAAAAATGGTGTGATTGAAAATTGGCAAGCTGTGGTTCCTTCTACTTGGAATGCAAGTCCAAAAGATGCAAATGGTGTAGGTGGAAGTTATGAACAATGTCTTATAGGTACAAAACTAGCTGATGTTAAACAGCCTTTAGAAATTATAAGAGCTATACATTCTTATGATCCTTGTATTGCATG